The following are from one region of the Mustela lutreola isolate mMusLut2 chromosome 9, mMusLut2.pri, whole genome shotgun sequence genome:
- the TOGARAM2 gene encoding TOG array regulator of axonemal microtubules protein 2, with translation MSTRDAVPPAKVLAPVAVYCGSVPRTSTGPRAVPGGRSDSRLQTYGEASLRPTPSVLLEKPLQLLPGQGDPYSPKLDAPLKGWQARNGHPRGLAALSLGSNPLAPFSSLESEANSVARDTTQIKDKLKKRRLSEGLAASSRASLDPLGGPRGVPLRSTIPRATSQRLLRAPRPMPPIQSIPTTPEAGGAKEKGLDPPGSSRGPQELRPGAQEVQISRQYLHCNDEKMHKSLGGVVIPPIPKAAVSAGASSCTPGSLPSRLPPGQGLLTGLRAPRARLARESGPREKTPESLEPRPSALPVRDRSAAPVKHPLPSSQSAPTLTAFSFGQAKETRPSLQDEDQKENSTKIQVTISKSAQEKMRLRQMKEMEVLQRTKELERERELASQSLASRRVLMKEGLLPLRGSGTMSVPTGLSSPRRNIGGILRKRANRASLPSIPVSKREPSFARHASANSLPAVLTLGSPEWEEEEEELDPRTFKELRPFSNPELGLMDALQCLESSDWQTKEKGLLSVQRLAVCHSDVLAGRLHDVSLAVTGEVTNLRSKVSRLAISTLGALFRALKKNMDQEAEEIARCLLQKMGNTSEFIQRAASRSLGAMVENVTPARSLVALTSAGIYHRNPLVRKCTAEHLSTVLEQIGAEKLLSGTRDSTEMLVHNLVRLAQDSNQDTRFYGRKMVNILMSNTKFDAFLKQSLPSHDLRKVMAAIKQRGLEDSDGLPSAKGRKVSRSLVLSENGLPGEDGLSSNGPRLAGLRSSVRGGLQVAEKLRELTRLLEAKEYQSRMEGVGRLLEICKATPELITANLVQVFDAFTPRLQDSNKKVNQWALESLAKMIPLLKESLHPMLLSIIVAVADNLNSKNSGIYSAAVTALDAMIENLDNLCLLQTFAGRVRFLSGRAVLDVTERLSVLVASVYPLKPQAVERHVLPVLWCFLSNMTRNSVLPGHGGNVRTVAHRLSRSLQEQMGCRLQDLAAGQPQPVLETLQGLLDTASL, from the exons ATGAGCACCCGTGATGCTGTCCCCCCAG CCAAGGTTCTGGCCCCAGTGGCTGTGTACTGTGGGAGTGTCCCTCGGACCAGTACGGGGCCCCGCGCAGTCCCAGGAGGAAGAAGTGACTCCAGGCTGCAGACTTATGGAGAAG cctccctccGGCCAACTCCAAGTGTCCTGCTGGAGAAGCCATTGCAGCTGTTGCCTGGACAAGGGGACCCCTACAGCCCCAAGCTGGATGCCCCCCTGAAGGGCTGGCAGGCCAGGAATGGCCACCCCCGGGGCCTTGCGGCCCTGTCTCTGGGGTCCAACCCCCTGGcgcccttctcctctctggagTCTGAGGCCAACAGTGTGGCTCGGGACACCACCCAGATCAAGGACAAGCTCAAGAAAAGAAGGCTCTCGGAGGGCTTGGCAGCATCCTCCCGAG CCTCCCTGGATCCTCTGGGAGGCCCCAGAGGGGTTCCTCTGAGGAGCACCATCCCCCGGGCCACCTCTCAGAGGCTGCTGAGGGCGCCCAGGCCGATGCCTCCCATCCAGAGCATCCCCACCACCCCTGAGGCTGGCGGAGCCAAGGAAAAGGGCCTGGACCCACCTGGAAGCAGTCGGGGTCCCCAGGAGCTGAGACCTGGTGCCCAGGAG GTGCAGATCTCCAGACAATACCTGCATTGCAATGATGAGAAGATGCACAAGTCTCTGGGGGGCGTTGTGATCCCGCCCATCCCGAAGGCCGCGGTGTCCGCTGGGGCCTCCTCCTGTACTCCTGGTTCCCTGCCCAGCCGCTTGCCTCCAGGCCAGGGTCTCCTCACGGGTCTGAGGGCCCCCCGCGCACG ATTGGCTCGGGAGAGTGGGCCTCGGGAGAAGACCCCTGAATCTCTGG AGCCAAGACCTTCAGCCCTGCCTGTCAGAGACAGGTCTGCTGCCCCCGTGAAGCATCCCCTGCCTTCATCTCAGTCCGCTCCTACACTGACAGCCTTCTCCTTCGGCCAGGCCAAAGAAACCCGCCCCTCGCTCCAAGACGAGGACCAGAAGGAGAACAGTACCAAG ATCCAGGTGACCATCTCCAAGTCTGCCCAGGAGAAGATGCGGCTGAGGCAGATGAAGGAGATGGAGGTGCTCCAGAGGAcaaaggagctggagagggagagggagcttgcttcccagaGCCTGGCCTCCCGCAGAGTCCTGATGAAGGAAG GCCTCCTTCCCCTCCGGGGCAGTGGGACCATGTCTGTGCCCACAGGACTGAGCAGCCCCCGCAGAAACATCGGTGGTATCCTGAGGAAGCGGGCCAACCGGGCCTCGCTGCCCAGCATCCCTGTCAGCAAGCGGGAGCCCAGCTTTGCCCGCCATGCTTCAG CCAACTCATTACCTGCGGTGCTTACCTTGGGGTCTCCCGagtgggaagaagaggaggaagagttgGATCCCAGAACCTTTAAGGAGTTGAGGCCTTTCTCGAACCCTGAGCTGGGGCTGATGGATGCTCTCCAGTGCTTGGAGAGCAGCGACTG GCAGACGAAGGAGAAGGGCCTGCTAAGTGTCCAGCGCCTGGCTGTCTGTCATTCAGATGTCCTTGCTGGGAGGCTACACGACGTGTCCTTGGCTGTGACTGGAGAG GTCACCAACCTCCGCTCCAAAGTGTCCCGCCTGGCCATCAGCACCCTGGGGGCCCTCTTCCGGGCCTTGAAGAAGAACATGGACCAGGAGGCTGAGGAGATCGCTCGCTGCCTGCTTCAGAAGATGGGGAACACCAGCGAGTTCATTCAGAGAGCTGCCAGCCGCTCCCTGGGGGCCATGGTGGAGAACGTGACCCCCGCCCGCTCCCTGGTGGCCCTTACCTCTGCAGGCATCTA ccaccGAAACCCCTTAGTCCGGAAATGCACTGCCGAACACCTCTCAACCGTCCTGGAGCAGATAGGCGCCGAGAAGCTTCTCTCCGGCACCAGGGACAGCACTGAGATGCTGGTGCACAACCTGGTGAGGCTGGCCCAGGACTCCAACCAGGACACCAG GTTTTATGGCCGCAAGATGGTGAATATCTTGATGTCAAATACCAAGTTTGATGCCTTTCTGAAGCAGAGCCTCCCGTCTCACGACCTACGGAAGGTCATGGCGGCTATTAAGCAGCGG GGACTGGAAGATAGTGACGGGCTTCCATCTGCCAAGGGCCGCAAGGTATCGAGGAGTCTGGTGCTGAGTGAGAACGGGCTGCCCGGCGAGGATGG GCTCAGCTCCAACGGCCCGCGGCTGGCGGGGCTACGCTCCTCCGTGCGTGGTGGCCTCCAGGTGGCGGAGAAGCTTCGGGAGCTGACGCGGCTGCTGGAGGCCAAAGAGTACCAGTCTCGGATGGAAGGCGTGGGACGGCTTCTTGAGATCTGCAAGGCCACGCCGGAGCTCATCACCGCCAACCTGGTCCAG GTCTTTGATGCTTTCACCCCAAGGCTTCAGGATTCCAACAAGAAAGTGAACCAGTGGGCCTTGGAGTCCCTTGCCAAGATGATCCCCCTCCTCAAAGAAAGCTTACACCCCATGCTGCTCTCCATCATTGTTGCTGTTGCAGACAACCTCAACTCCAAGAACTCAGGGATTTATTCCGCCGCGGTGACCGCGTTGGACGCAATGATTGAGAATCTGG ACAACCTCTGCCTCCTACAAACGTTTGCTGGGCGGGTGCGCTTCCTGAGTGGCCGCGCGGTTCTTGATGTCACAGAGCGTCTGTCCG TGCTAGTGGCCTCCGTGTACCCCCTGAAGCCCCAGGCTGTGGAGCGCCATGTCCTTCCAGTCCTCTGGTGTTTCCTGAGCAACATGACCAGGAACAGTGTCCTCCCCGGGCACGGTGGGAACGTCCGCACGGTAGCGCACCGGCTGTCCCGGAGCCTCCAGGAGCAGATGGGCTGCCGGCTGCAGGACCTGGCCGCTGGCCAGCCACAGCCAGTCCTCGAAACGCTCCAGGGACTCTTAGACACAGCATCCCTGTGA